Proteins encoded by one window of Tissierella sp.:
- a CDS encoding aminotransferase class I/II-fold pyridoxal phosphate-dependent enzyme, whose product MKTPVFDALKKLMEENSVFFHMPGHKGKNTLINWGDYIPFIDTTETEGMDNLLDPRGIIQESQELAAKLFGSKYTQYAVNGSTGSIYIALATITKPGDKILVQRNCHKAVYNSMILNRLNPIYMYPNYNEEYHVMTGLDPKKIDEILAEDEKIKAVVITYPNYYGVCSDLETIANIVHKHNRILMVDEAHGPHMTFSERLPKPALACGADIVIHSTHKTLASFTQTSMIHVGTDRVDLNKLRDRYQLYTTTSPSYLFTASNEIATAYMDTEEAREKLEWNIDKCEETIKRLNAIDRVFVFTGDENDKTIFAKDNTKILFRIDGMKGSQVKKQLYAKYNIRLEMTDYYYALALTSFMNEEEDYEKLIAAVEDLAKNAPYDEITPVSIEMPIPKVMKPIYEAYHSGKKQIELKDSIGRVSAASIIPYPPGVPLVVPGEEITQELYDQIVFLMENGIEIVGLMGYNKDKLVVLE is encoded by the coding sequence ATGAAAACTCCCGTATTTGATGCGCTAAAAAAATTAATGGAAGAAAACAGTGTGTTTTTCCATATGCCTGGACATAAGGGTAAAAATACACTAATTAATTGGGGTGACTATATACCATTTATAGACACAACAGAAACAGAAGGCATGGACAATTTGCTAGACCCTCGGGGCATCATCCAAGAGAGCCAAGAACTAGCAGCAAAATTATTTGGTTCAAAGTATACTCAATATGCAGTAAATGGCTCAACTGGAAGCATTTATATAGCTTTAGCCACAATAACTAAACCAGGAGATAAGATTCTAGTTCAAAGAAATTGTCATAAAGCAGTATATAATTCTATGATATTAAATAGATTAAATCCTATATATATGTATCCAAATTATAATGAAGAGTACCATGTAATGACAGGTTTGGATCCAAAGAAAATAGATGAGATTTTAGCCGAAGATGAAAAAATTAAAGCAGTGGTCATAACATATCCTAATTATTATGGAGTATGTTCTGATTTAGAGACCATAGCAAATATAGTTCACAAACACAATAGAATATTAATGGTAGACGAAGCCCATGGACCTCACATGACATTCTCAGAGAGACTTCCTAAGCCAGCCTTAGCATGTGGTGCAGATATAGTAATTCATAGCACACATAAGACCCTAGCAAGTTTTACTCAGACATCAATGATTCATGTAGGAACAGATAGAGTAGATTTGAATAAACTTAGAGACAGGTATCAATTATATACAACAACTTCACCTTCATATCTCTTCACTGCATCAAATGAAATAGCAACAGCATATATGGATACTGAAGAAGCAAGGGAAAAATTGGAATGGAATATAGATAAATGTGAAGAAACTATAAAAAGGCTTAATGCAATTGATAGAGTATTCGTATTTACTGGAGATGAAAATGATAAAACCATATTTGCAAAAGATAATACGAAGATATTATTTAGAATAGATGGAATGAAAGGCTCTCAAGTAAAGAAACAATTATATGCTAAATATAATATAAGACTAGAGATGACAGACTATTACTATGCATTAGCCTTAACATCCTTTATGAATGAAGAAGAGGATTATGAAAAATTAATAGCTGCTGTGGAAGATTTAGCAAAAAATGCACCATATGATGAAATAACGCCTGTTAGCATTGAAATGCCAATACCAAAGGTTATGAAACCTATATATGAAGCATACCATAGCGGTAAAAAGCAAATAGAGTTAAAAGATAGTATAGGTAGAGTATCCGCTGCTTCTATTATTCCATACCCACCAGGAGTGCCATTGGTGGTACCAGGTGAGGAAATAACACAAGAGTTATATGACCAGATTGTGTTTTTAATGGAAAATGGTATAGAAATAGTAGGGCTAATGGGATATAATAAAGATAAATTAGTTGTACTTGAATAA
- a CDS encoding sigma factor G inhibitor Gin: MYCRICGSNKSKTNLLSQIVCKECLDEISRTSVYDETYDQYKNIIRILLGYYISELHQLNPVN; encoded by the coding sequence ATGTATTGTAGGATATGTGGAAGCAATAAATCGAAGACAAATCTACTAAGTCAAATAGTTTGCAAAGAATGCCTAGATGAGATATCAAGGACATCTGTATATGATGAAACCTATGATCAGTATAAAAATATAATAAGGATTTTGCTTGGATATTACATATCTGAACTCCATCAACTAAACCCTGTAAATTAA